From Nocardia sp. XZ_19_385:
CCGACGCCATCCAGGCGGTGCAGAGCAAACTGGCCGACGACCTGAAGCAGGCCGCCAAAGCCGGCGACGCACCGTTTTCCGCGGGCGATCTGATCGACACGGCGGAGCTGCTGCGCTGGCTGGCCAGCGGCAATTTCACCGTCCTCGGTTTCGCCCAGTATCGCCTCGACACCACCGAAGAGGGCCTGACCACGTCGAATCCGATGCCTGGCACCTGCCTGGGCGTGCTGCGCCCGGACGTCGGCACCGACTTCCGCGTCCCGATCAACGGCGGCGACCGCCCGCTGCTCATGCTCACCCAGGGCCTGGTCCCGGCCACCGTGCATCGCTCGGTGTACCCGTACTTCGTCGGCGTCGCCGACTGGGACGAGCACGGCAACATCGTCGGTGAGCACCTGTTCATCGGCGTCTTCACCGTCACCGCGGTGCACGAGAACGTGCTCGACATCCCGGTGATCGAACGCCGGGTGCGCGCGGTCATCGAGGAGAGCGGCTTCGACCTGGATTCGTTCTCCGGTCAGGCCATGCTCGAGGTCATCCAGTCGTTCCCGCGCACCGAATTGTTCTCCTCCGATATCGAAACCATGCGCAAGACCGCGGTGGCGGTGCTGAACGTCAGCCTGCGCCGCCAGGTGCGGCTGTTCATGCGCGAGGACAGCTACGGCCGCTTCGTCGCCTGCCTGGTCTATCTGCCGCGCGACCGCTACACCACCCGGGTGCGCCTGGAAATGCAGGAGATCCTGGTCCGCGAACTCGGCGGCGTCTCCATCGACTACTCGGCGCGGGTCAGCGAAAGCGAGCTCGCCAGTGTGTATTTCACGGTCCGGATGCCGGACGCGGATTCCGTCGCGCCCCGCGAAGCCCGCACCCTGGCCGACACCTCCGAACCCAACCGGTTACGCATCCAGCGGCTGCTCGCCGAGGCCAGCCACACCTGGGACGATCACCTCAACGACGAGGTCAGCACCTCCACCGTGCTGGATCCCGGTGTGGTGCAACGCTATGCGGCCGCCTTCCCCGAGGGCTACAAGCAGGATTTCGGCCCCCGGCACGCACTTGGCGACATCGTCCGGCTGGAACGTCTGGCGGAGGGCCGGATCGATCAGCACCTGTACCGCAAGCAGGGTTCGGAACCCGGCTCGTGGCGGTTCAGCCTTTACATCGGCGGCAGCGGCATTTCGCTGAGCCAGGTGCTGCCGGTACTGCAGAGCCTCGGCGTCGAGGTGGTCGACGAGCGCCCGTATCAGATCCTCTTCGACCTGCCCGGCGGCCAGACCAGCGAACGCTGGATCTACGACTTCGGCCTGCTCGCCCGGCCGGAGCTGCTGCGCAGTTCGCTGGACCGCGACCTGGACGCCGAGCTGCTGGAGGCCTCGGCCCGCGCCGATGCGCTCGAAGCCGAAGTGCGCGGTCTGCGTGAACGTTTCACCGATGCGTTCGAAGCGGTCTGGTACGACCGCGCCGAGGCCGACGGCCTGAACGAACTGGTGCTGCGAGCCCGGCTGCCCTGGCGCGCGGTGTCGATCTTGCGCACCTACGCGAAATACCTGCAGCAGGCCGGTTTCCCGTACAGCCAGGCCAATATCTCCCGCGTCCTGCTCACCTACCCGGATGTGGCGCGGCTGTTCGTCGACCTGTTCGCGGCCCGCTTCGATCCCGACACTGTCGACGAGGACGACGCCCAGCAGCTGGAAGCCCAGCTGCGCGGCCGCATCGATGACGTGGTCAGCCTCGACGCCGACCGCATCCTGCGCGCCATCCTCGGCCTGATCAAGGCCACGTTGCGCACCAACTACTACGTCACCGATGTCGACGGCACACCGCGCGACTTCCTCTCGATCAAGGTCGAGCCGCAGCTGATCGCCGAATTGCCCAAGCCCAAACCGCAATTCGAGATCTTCGTGTACTCGCCGCGGATCGAGGGCGTGCACCTGCGCTTCGGTCCGGTGGCGCGCGGCGGGCTGCGCTGGTCCGACCGGCTGGAGGATTTCCGCACCGAGATCCTGGGCCTGGTGAAGGCGCAGGCGGTGAAGAACGCGGTCATCGTGCCGGTCGGCGCCAAGGGCGGTTTCGTGGTGAAGCAGCCGCCCGCGGCCACCGGCGATCCCGGCGTGGACCGGCAGGCGCTGGGCGCGGAAGGTGTTGCCTGCTACCGGACTTTCATCTCCGGCCTGCTCGACATCACCGACAACGTCGACCGCGCCACCGGCGAAGTGCGCCCGCCCGCGCGGGTGATCCGCCGCGACGGCGACGACACCTACCTGGTGGTGGCCGCAGACAAGGGCACCGCCACGTTCTCCGATATCGCCAATGATGTGGCCCAGAGCTACGGTTTCTGGCTCGGCGACGCGTTCGCCTCCGGCGGGTCCGCGGGCTACGACCACAAGGCGATGGGCATCACCGCCAAGGGCGCGTGGGAGAGCGTGAAGCGGCACTTCCGCGAGATGGATATCGACACGCAGACACAGGATTTCACCGTGGTCGGCGTCGGCGATATGAGCGGCGACGTGTTCGGCAACGGCATGCTGTTGTCCGAGCACATCCGACTGGTCGCGGCGTTCGACCATCGGCACATCTTCCTCGATCCGAATCCGGACGCGGCCACTTCGTACGCCGAGCGGCAGCGCATGTTCGAACTGCCGCGCTCCTCGTGGGCCGACTACGACACCGCGCTGATCAGCGCGGGCGGCGGCGTGTGGGATCGCACCGTGAAGGCGGTGCCGATCAGCCCGCAGGCACGAAAGGCCTTGGGGCTCAGCGACGATGTGGTCTCGCTGTCACCGCCGGACCTGGTGCGCGCGATCCTGCTCGCGCCGGTCGGGCTGCTCTGGAACGGTGGTATCGGCACCTACATCAAGGCCAGCACCGAGTCGAACGCCGAAGTCGGTGACAAGTCCAATGATCCGGTGCGCGTCAACGGAAACCAGTTGCGCGTCAAGGTGATCGGCGAGGGCGGCAACCTCGGCGCCACCGCCCTGGGCCGTATCGAGTTCTGCCGCGGCGGCGGCAAGATGAACACCGATGCGCTGGACAACTCGGCCGGTGTGGACTGCTCCGACCACGAGGTCAATATCAAGGTCCTGCTGGACAGCGTGGTCAGCGGCGGCCTGCTGCCCGAACCTGAGCGCAATCCGCTGCTCGCCTCCATGACCGACGATGTGGCCCGGATGGTGTTGCAGGACAACGTCTCCCAGAACTTCCTGATGGGCATCTCGCGCTTCAACGCGGCCCGCATGCTGAATGTGCACATGCGGCTCGTCGAGGATCTGGAAGAGCGGCGCGGCTTGGATCGCGAACTCGAGGCGCTGCCCAGCGAGGTGGAGATGAAGCGCCGCCTCGAGGAAGGCTCCGGGCTGGCCTCGCCGGAGCTCGCGAATCTCATGGCGCACGTGAAGCTTTCGCTGAAAGCCGACCTGCTCGACTCGGACCTGCCGGACATGCAGCACTTCGCCACCCGGCTGCCCGACTACTTCCCGGAACCGCTGCGCGTCCGCTTCGGCGCCGCCATCAAGAAGCATCCGCTGCGCCGGGAAATCCTCACCACCATGATCGTCAACGAGATGGTCGACTACGGCGGCATCACCTACGCACACCGGCTCAACGAGGAAATCGGGGCCAGCACAACCGATTCCGTGCGCGCCTTCGCCGCCGCCAGCGAGATCTTCGGCCTGCACGACACCTGGGCGCGGATCCGCGGGTCCGACACCTCCATCGGCGTTCGCGACGAACTCGAGCTGGAAACCAAGAAGACCTTGGACCGGGCTTCCCGCTGGCTGCTGAGCAACCGCCCGCAGCCCATCGCGGTCGGCGCCGAGATCAACCGCTACAGCCGCGGCGTCCGCGAACTGGCGCCGAAGGTTCAGGGCTGGCTGCGTGGACATCACGTCGCCATGCTCACCGACCAGTCCGCCGAGCTCGTCAAACGGGGCGCGCCCAAGGACCTCACCACCGAGGTCTTCGGGCTGCTCAACCTGTTCCCGCTGCTCGATGTCATCGATATCGCCGACATCACCGACCGCAGCGGCGACGAGGTCGGATCGCTGTACTACGCGCTCAACGAGCATCTCAAGATCGACTGGCTGCTCCAGGCCGTCAGTCATCTCGAGCGTGGCGACCGCTGGCACGCCCTGGCTCGCCTCGCCCTCCGCGACGACATGTACGGCTCGCTGCGGTCGCTCACCCTCGACGTGCTCTCCGCCGGTGACCCGGAGGAAACCGCCGACGAGAAGATCGCCTACTGGGAATCCAAGAACCAGTCCCGCCTCGGCCGCGCCCGCGCCGCCCTGTCGGAACTGTTCGAATCCGGCACCCACGACCTCGCCACCCTGTCGGTGGCGGCGCGGCAGGTCCGCAGCATGGTCAGCGGCGTCGGTGCGCAGTCGGAGGTCCCGCGCTGAACTGAACGTCGGTGGGCGCCGGCACCTTTCAGTGCCGGTGCCCACCGACGTAAAGCATTGCCTTGTGGCAGCGCTACCTGCGAACGAGGCTGGATCGACTGGCCGCCGCGATCAACACCGCGGCGCAGACGATCTGCAGAGCCCACTGGGCCCAGTCGATGCCGCTGGTGGAATCGAGCCCGAAAATCAGCGCGACGATCCCGCCGATGAAGGCGCCGAGTGTGCCCAGCGCCCAGGTCTTGAAGAACGAAATATTCTGCTTCCCAGGCAAAACCAGCCTGGCTAAGGCGCCGACGAGCGGCCCGATAAGAATGGCGAACAACAGCATCCCGAAAATCCGCATGGGGAGCCTTTCTCGAACCCTGCGCGAAAACCGCTCCGCCAGTGTATGACTCCGGGCCTTCAGTCGATACGGCTGTGTAGCAACGGTTTCAACTCGGATTCGTGAATTGTGCTGGCGCCCAACACCGGTATGCGACGCAGCGCGAGCGACAGGACGCCCGCCACGGTTACCAACGCCGCCGTCAGTGCTACGACGCCAGGCCAGTCCGCGCTGGTCCAAGCGTGCGCGCCGAGGCTGCCGAACACCGACGAACCGACGTAGTAGGCAAACAGATAGAACGATGCGGCTTGACTGGTACTGGCTCCGGAAGCGTGCGCGCGAGCTGCCACCCAGCCGCTGGCCAATCCGTGTGTGACGAAGAAGCCGACGGTGAGTACGGCGACCCCCGCGACGACGACCGGCAGCCACCCCGACAGGGTGAGCCCCACTCCGGCGAGCGCGAGCGCGCTGCCGACCGGCATGATCGCTCGCCGGCCCAGGCGGTCCGCGAGGCGGCCGGACACCGTGGAGCTGATCGTGCCGAGCGGATAGACGAGATAGACCAGGCTCACCACACCGACTCCGAGATGGAAAGGCGAACTGGTGAGCCGGAATCCGAGCGCATTGAAAACCGCGACCAAAGCTCCTACCGAACAGGCGCCGATCACGTACAACGCGAGCAGCGCTCGGTCGGACAGCGCACCGCGGGCCATCGCCAGAATGTTTCGTGGCCGAGCCGGGCGCGCGACGAAGTTCCGGGAGGCGGGCAGGGTGAGCGCGACGATCACCGCACAGATCAACGCGACTCCAGCGGCGGCCACCAGCGCCCACCGCCAACCGGCTGCCTCGGCGATCGGCGCGGTTACGAGTCGCCCCGCCATGCCGCCGAGCGCGGTCCCACCGATGTAGAGGCCCGCCGCGCGGGCGTGCGTGGACGGGTGCAGTTCCTCACGCAGATACGCCGTCGCCACAGCGGGCAGGCCGGCGAGGGCGATTCCGCCCAGCAGCCGCAACGCCAGCAAGGCATCCCAGCTGGGCGCGAACGCACACGCCAGCGCGATCACGGCCGAGGAGATCAGCGAGAAGTGGATGAGCCGCGTGCGGCCCACCGCCTCGGACAGCGGCCCGAAGACCAGCAGTGCGAGGGCCAGCGCGGCGGTCGTCACCGACATGACCAGCGTGCTCTGCGCGGGGGAGATACCGAACGCGTCCACGAACTCCGGCAGCAGCGCCTGGGTGTCGTAGAGCAGCACGAATGTCGCCATCCCGGCGGCGAACAGCGCCACCAGCACCCGGCGATATCCCGGACTGCCGGGCAGATATCCCATCTCGATCTGCCGGATCTCCGGCTCGACAACTGCGGTCACCCGACGATCCTGGGCCTGCCACCCTCATACGTCCAATGTCGGATTTATCGCATCTCGATGCGCGAAACGTATGATGCTGCCTGTGCTGCTGCGCGACCTCGACTGGCTGGTGGCCCTCGCCGACCACCAGCACCTCACCGACACCGCCGCGATCCTCGGCGTCAGCCAGCCCACCCTCTCCCGCGCCCTGGCTCGTATCGAAGCCGAACTCGGCACCCGCCTGTTCGAACGCGTTCCGTCCGGCGTCCGCTTGAACCCGAACGGCGAACTCGTCGTCGCCACCGCCCGCGACCTGATCGGCCGCTACGACCAACTCACCGTCGAACTGGCCGCCCGCCTGAACCCCGACAGCGGCGTAGTCCGCCTGGCCTTCCTCGATTCGATGGCCACCTCGCTGGTCCCGCAACTCCTGCGCGGCTTCCACGAACACGCCCCCGGCGTCCGAGTCCTACTCAGCCAGGAACCCCACCACCACATTCGCAACGACCTGCAGTCGGGCGCCGTCGAACTGGCGGTCACCTCCTGGCAGGAGCCAGGCAACTTCGGCTGGCTTCCACTCCAACGCGAACGCCTGGTCCTCGTCGTCCCCCCGGCCCACCCCCTCCGATCCCGCAAACGAATCACCCTCGCCGCTTTGTCCAACGACGAATTCGTCACCACCCCGGTAGGTTTCGGCTACCGCACCCTCATCGACGCCCTCTTCGCCGAAGCCGGAGTAATCCCACGGATCTCCTTCGAAAGCGCCGACCTCGCCACCATCGAAGGCCTCGTAGCCGCCGGCCTGGGCGTCGCCATCCTCCCCGAACAATTCGCCGGCGCCTCCGGCACCATCGGCCTCCCCCTGACCACCCCCGCCGCCCGCCGCACCATCGGCCTCACCTGGCGCACCGACCACCCCCTACCCCCACCCGCCGCCCGCTTCCACCACTTCCTCGAATCCACCTGGCCCAAGCCCTAACCCAAGACCGTGATCGGTGGGGCCGAGGGGCGGTAGCCTCGGCTGGTGCGGAAGGGCTTGCCCGGGCGGGTGATCTTTCTCAACGGGACGTCGAGTTCTGGGAAGACGACGTTGGCGCGGGCGATCCAGGATGAGAGCGAGAGTCCGTTTCTGCACTGGGGGATCGACACGCTCTTCGCGATGGTGCCGCCGAAATGGGGTGGGGGACTGGACGGTCCGCTCAGTCGCGATGGATTCTGGTATGACCGGGCCGAGCATGATGTGGATGGGCATCCGCTGGTGGTGGTTCGGTATGGGTCGTCGGGTTTGCGGATGTTGCGTTCGGGCTGTGCGGCGGCTGCCGCGTTCGCGCATGGTGGGAACGACGTCGTTGTCGACGAGATGCTGCTCAGTCCGGAACTGATGCCGTTGTGGATGTCGGCGCTGTCTGGCCTCGATGCGCTGGTTGTGGCTGTGAGGTGTCCGCTGGAAGTGGCCGAGCAGCGGGAGGTCGCGCGGGGCAATGAGCGGGGGCTGGCTCGTGGTCACCTGCGGACTGTTCATCGGCACGATGTGCGCTATGACCTGAGTGTCGATACCAGCACGGCAACGCCTGCTGAACTTGCCAGAACCGTGCTCCGGCGGGTTTGAGGCGCGCCGTCGCAACGCCCCTGTCCTGCCCGCGGCGGCAGACATTGCAATACTGGGTGCCGAGATCGATCTGCGGCCCGGAGACTTACCAGGGCCGGGGAGTCGGAATGTTCGAAGTCCAACGATCTCGCCGGATCGCCTAGGGCAGCGTGGCAGGGCGAGTGCGGCGGGCAACCAATCGGAGGTACCACGTTGACGAGTTCGGTGAACGGGAATGGGCAGCAGCCCGGTGCGGTGGCC
This genomic window contains:
- a CDS encoding NAD-glutamate dehydrogenase, translating into MTVSSELSNGGRHLERADNAAWSASLPESLRDALGTLEEAYFRHVDAGDVDCAITGITQIFRRHLELAMTRPKGRALVRVYHPDDASGLGAAVQLVTDDMALLVESITSSLSRMGVSVSEVIHPIFEVERDENGRLTKAVPHEVDRNGGVLRESWMHLQLHPSTSRELLDRIEQAMPDVVADVRQVIGDTDAIQAVQSKLADDLKQAAKAGDAPFSAGDLIDTAELLRWLASGNFTVLGFAQYRLDTTEEGLTTSNPMPGTCLGVLRPDVGTDFRVPINGGDRPLLMLTQGLVPATVHRSVYPYFVGVADWDEHGNIVGEHLFIGVFTVTAVHENVLDIPVIERRVRAVIEESGFDLDSFSGQAMLEVIQSFPRTELFSSDIETMRKTAVAVLNVSLRRQVRLFMREDSYGRFVACLVYLPRDRYTTRVRLEMQEILVRELGGVSIDYSARVSESELASVYFTVRMPDADSVAPREARTLADTSEPNRLRIQRLLAEASHTWDDHLNDEVSTSTVLDPGVVQRYAAAFPEGYKQDFGPRHALGDIVRLERLAEGRIDQHLYRKQGSEPGSWRFSLYIGGSGISLSQVLPVLQSLGVEVVDERPYQILFDLPGGQTSERWIYDFGLLARPELLRSSLDRDLDAELLEASARADALEAEVRGLRERFTDAFEAVWYDRAEADGLNELVLRARLPWRAVSILRTYAKYLQQAGFPYSQANISRVLLTYPDVARLFVDLFAARFDPDTVDEDDAQQLEAQLRGRIDDVVSLDADRILRAILGLIKATLRTNYYVTDVDGTPRDFLSIKVEPQLIAELPKPKPQFEIFVYSPRIEGVHLRFGPVARGGLRWSDRLEDFRTEILGLVKAQAVKNAVIVPVGAKGGFVVKQPPAATGDPGVDRQALGAEGVACYRTFISGLLDITDNVDRATGEVRPPARVIRRDGDDTYLVVAADKGTATFSDIANDVAQSYGFWLGDAFASGGSAGYDHKAMGITAKGAWESVKRHFREMDIDTQTQDFTVVGVGDMSGDVFGNGMLLSEHIRLVAAFDHRHIFLDPNPDAATSYAERQRMFELPRSSWADYDTALISAGGGVWDRTVKAVPISPQARKALGLSDDVVSLSPPDLVRAILLAPVGLLWNGGIGTYIKASTESNAEVGDKSNDPVRVNGNQLRVKVIGEGGNLGATALGRIEFCRGGGKMNTDALDNSAGVDCSDHEVNIKVLLDSVVSGGLLPEPERNPLLASMTDDVARMVLQDNVSQNFLMGISRFNAARMLNVHMRLVEDLEERRGLDRELEALPSEVEMKRRLEEGSGLASPELANLMAHVKLSLKADLLDSDLPDMQHFATRLPDYFPEPLRVRFGAAIKKHPLRREILTTMIVNEMVDYGGITYAHRLNEEIGASTTDSVRAFAAASEIFGLHDTWARIRGSDTSIGVRDELELETKKTLDRASRWLLSNRPQPIAVGAEINRYSRGVRELAPKVQGWLRGHHVAMLTDQSAELVKRGAPKDLTTEVFGLLNLFPLLDVIDIADITDRSGDEVGSLYYALNEHLKIDWLLQAVSHLERGDRWHALARLALRDDMYGSLRSLTLDVLSAGDPEETADEKIAYWESKNQSRLGRARAALSELFESGTHDLATLSVAARQVRSMVSGVGAQSEVPR
- a CDS encoding GlsB/YeaQ/YmgE family stress response membrane protein, whose protein sequence is MRIFGMLLFAILIGPLVGALARLVLPGKQNISFFKTWALGTLGAFIGGIVALIFGLDSTSGIDWAQWALQIVCAAVLIAAASRSSLVRR
- a CDS encoding MFS transporter, producing MTAVVEPEIRQIEMGYLPGSPGYRRVLVALFAAGMATFVLLYDTQALLPEFVDAFGISPAQSTLVMSVTTAALALALLVFGPLSEAVGRTRLIHFSLISSAVIALACAFAPSWDALLALRLLGGIALAGLPAVATAYLREELHPSTHARAAGLYIGGTALGGMAGRLVTAPIAEAAGWRWALVAAAGVALICAVIVALTLPASRNFVARPARPRNILAMARGALSDRALLALYVIGACSVGALVAVFNALGFRLTSSPFHLGVGVVSLVYLVYPLGTISSTVSGRLADRLGRRAIMPVGSALALAGVGLTLSGWLPVVVAGVAVLTVGFFVTHGLASGWVAARAHASGASTSQAASFYLFAYYVGSSVFGSLGAHAWTSADWPGVVALTAALVTVAGVLSLALRRIPVLGASTIHESELKPLLHSRID
- a CDS encoding LysR family transcriptional regulator produces the protein MMLPVLLRDLDWLVALADHQHLTDTAAILGVSQPTLSRALARIEAELGTRLFERVPSGVRLNPNGELVVATARDLIGRYDQLTVELAARLNPDSGVVRLAFLDSMATSLVPQLLRGFHEHAPGVRVLLSQEPHHHIRNDLQSGAVELAVTSWQEPGNFGWLPLQRERLVLVVPPAHPLRSRKRITLAALSNDEFVTTPVGFGYRTLIDALFAEAGVIPRISFESADLATIEGLVAAGLGVAILPEQFAGASGTIGLPLTTPAARRTIGLTWRTDHPLPPPAARFHHFLESTWPKP
- a CDS encoding chloramphenicol phosphotransferase encodes the protein MRKGLPGRVIFLNGTSSSGKTTLARAIQDESESPFLHWGIDTLFAMVPPKWGGGLDGPLSRDGFWYDRAEHDVDGHPLVVVRYGSSGLRMLRSGCAAAAAFAHGGNDVVVDEMLLSPELMPLWMSALSGLDALVVAVRCPLEVAEQREVARGNERGLARGHLRTVHRHDVRYDLSVDTSTATPAELARTVLRRV